One Hemibagrus wyckioides isolate EC202008001 linkage group LG09, SWU_Hwy_1.0, whole genome shotgun sequence DNA segment encodes these proteins:
- the sdsl gene encoding serine dehydratase-like, which translates to MSEVQGFHINSPLTESINMSKRLGSPVYLKMESVQPSGSFKIRGIGHLIQQLAGSDSNGVVCSSGGNAGLATAYAARRLNIPATIIVPSSSPKLVVEKLQDRGAKVHVVGKVWDEANAEALRLAESEKLTLVPPFDHPLIWKGHSSLVHELKAALPCEPGAVVLSVGGGGLFCGVVQGLDEVGWGHVPILCMETVGADCLNAAIKAGRLVTLPDITSEAKCLGAKTACRQAFEYSKRPNVISELVTDRQALQAVELFLDEERVLVELACAASLAAVYSNVIQRLQDEGRLHKPLGPLVVIVCGGSSVNLAQLQHLRSVCK; encoded by the exons ATGTCGGAGGTGCAGGGATTTCACATCAACTCTCCTCTCACTGAGAGCATTAACATGTCGAAGCGGCTCGGTTCTCCCGTTTATCTGAAGATGGAAAGCGTGCAACCTTCCGGTTCGTTTAAAATCAGAGGGATCGGACACCTGATTCAGCAG CTTGCAGGTTCAGATTCAAACGGTGTAGTCTGTTCTTCAG GTGGAAACGCAGGCTTGGCTACGGCGTACGCAGCACGCAGGCTCAACATCCCGGCCACCATCATAGTGCCTTCGTCCTCACCCAAGCTGGTGGTGGAGAAACTGCAGGACCGTGGCGCCAAAGTGCATGTCGTGGGGAAG GTGTGGGATGAAGCAAACGCTGAGGCTCTTCGTCTGGCTGAAAGCGAAAAGCTCACCTTGGTGCCACCGTTTGACCATCCTCTGATCTG GAAAGGTCATTCCAGTCTGGTCCACGAGCTGAAGGCGGCTCTGCCGTGCGAGCCGGGTGCTGTGGTTCTGTCCGTCGGAGGCGGAGGACTTTTCTGCGGAGTCGTCCAGGGCCTGGATGAAGTCGGCTGGGGTCACGTCCCAATCCTCTGTATGGAGACAGTGGGAGCGGATTGTCTTAATGCAGCCATAAAAGCTGGACGTTTAGTAACCTTACCAGACATTACGAG CGAGGCCAAATGTTTAGGAGCGAAGACGGCGTGCAGACAAGCATTCGAGTACAGCAAAAGACCCAACGTCATCTCCGAGCTAGTGACCGATCGACAGGCTCTACAGGCAGTGGAGCTCTTTCTTG ATGAAGAGCGTGTGTTAGTGGAATTAGCGTGTGCAGCCTCGTTAGCCGCAGTGTACAGCAACGTGATACAGCGACTGCAGGACGAAGGTCGTCTGCACAAACCACTCGGCCCGCTGGTTGTCATCGTGTGCGGAGGAAGCAGCGTTAACCTCGCTCAGCTGCAGCACCTGCGCAGCGTCTGCAAATGA